The Chitinophaga sp. Cy-1792 genome contains the following window.
AAGTATAACCTGAATGATACACGTTTCTGGGCTTCCGATTTTTTTAATGATCAATTTAATCAATAACAGTTCTTATTGTCTTCTCCGTTACTGATGTTTGTTAATTTTTTTTATAAATGTTCGGAATCCGAATTATTTACCTAATTTCCATCCCGCGAACTAGATAAGAATACATATTTCCCCCAAACTTGTTTTTTTAACTTCAAAAAACCATAACTATGAGTATCCCAAAAGAAAATGTGGATGCGGCAAAACTTGCCGTAACCCTCTGTAATTTAGTGTCTGATTTTAATCCTGTTAAAAATATTTCTAAGATCGCTCCTGAATGGAACGTTACTTGGTCAGGCGGTGAGCCTTCTGACCCCAACTACTGCATGCTGGTTTATCTGAATGGAACAGATACCTATGGGCTTGTATTCAGGGGGTCTGTCATGGAAAAAGGGGTATTCACCAAGTGGGATGAGATTTCTGACTGGGTGCTGGAAGACCTGAATGACGAAATGGTTTACTGGCCTTACCATTATGGCGTTCTGAAATTTGACATTGCTGATATGCCTTGCGTAGGTGCTGGTTCTCTTATTGCGCTGACCAATATCCTGAAAATGGTGGATAAACCAACCAGAGCTCCACTTTTGACTGCATTAACATCGCTTCAAAATATGGGATTTAAATTAATCATTACAGGACACAGTCTTGGTGGTAATCTAGCCAAAGTTTATACTTCGTATTTGTTTAGGGCATTGCCTCAACTGGCACAAGAGAAAGTCAGACTGTGTACCTTTGCGGCGCCTGCATCCGGCAATCAGGCGTTTATGGATGATCTAAACAAAAAAATTGGGGGTAACCAGGTTCATTATCAGAATAAGTATGACATTGTTCCTGGATTCCCTACCGCAGAGGGAATTGCAGCGGCAGGTCTCCTGTATAATCCAAGCCCTGCTGCCGATAAAATAATAGCTGTAGATGGTACAGATATAACACTGAAAGCAGTTTTAATGGATTTGGGAAATAAATTCGGAAAACTAGGTTATAAAGAACCTAACAAAGAATACATTCAACAATTTCCGGAAGTACTGGATCCCAAATGGCTGGACTCTAAGAATATAGGTGATGATTTCGGCTCCTGGAAAGGGCAGGTAGAATATCAACATCAGCTTTTTAACTATGCAGGTTATCTTGGCGTAACACTGAATCCTATTCAGCAGCCTAGTCAGGTTTCTATGCCCTTGGAAATGAATTGATAAAATCAAAGGCGTCTGCTGTCATTCCCGGCGGCAGACGTCTTTTACTCCAAAGCCTGAAATGCTTATGAAAGAAAATCTATGACCAGCTTATTAAATTCCTCTTTTCTTTCCACATTAGATAAATGAACTGCCGGTAAAATCACCAGTTGTGATTTGGCAATGGTAGCAGCCATCTGCTCACTATGTTCAGGAAGGGTAACCGTATCATCTTTTCCCGCTATGATCAAAGTAGGATGTTGTATTAGTCCTGCTGTTTTTCTAAGGTCGCCATCCCTCACCGCAGCAAATGACCCTGCAAGCCCCTGTGGGGTAATTGAGCTGGCCATCTGATAAAATTCATCTACCACTTCCGGTTGTGTTGCCATCATATCTTTAGGAAACCAGTTGCCGATAAATGTTTTTGCAAAACCTTCTATAGGAGCGCCTTCACGCAGTGCATTGATGTTATTGTTAAATCCTGTGGATGGGCCAAGATAGGAAGATGTATTGGCCAGTATCAGTTTATTGATGCGCTCAGGGTAATGGATGGCCAGGTACTGACCAATAAAACCACCCATGGAAAGGCCCAGGAAGTCGACCTTTTCAAGATGCAAGTGATCTAGTAATTCTATCACATCTCCTGCAAAACGGCTCATGGAATAATCTCCTGCCGGCGCATCTGAAGCGCCATTGCCCCTGGTATCAAATCGCAGTACCCTGAAATGCCTGGTGAATTCCGGGATCTGTACATCCCACATATGATAATCTGTAGCAATGGAGTTGGATAATACCAGAACCGGTTTGTTTTCTTCTCCGTCAAAACGCCAGGCAATTTTTACGCCGTCTTCCGTGCTGAAGTATTGTTGTTGTGCTGTTGTCATGATCTTTAGTATTTAATTGATGATGACAAAAGTACTTACTGCTCCAAAGGCATAAAAGGTACAAATCAGGGTTTCTCAGGTAAGATTAAAGGAAAGGGCTGCATCTGTATGAAAATCAGTAGATATTTATTTAAAAGATGCGTTTATCCATTACTGTTGTACAATGGATTTATGTTATTGTAGATTTTTATAATGTTAGAACAAAAATTACTAATCGTTGTTTCAGTAACCAGGCGCCGGTATCCGAAAATAATATCGTGTAGCCGTTCTCTCCTTCCTATCGCTTAACAACAATAGCATTACATCAATCTTATTGCCCACAACGGTAATAGCTGTTTCAAACAGAAAACTGATGTAATATGAACCCAAATAGAATTTTAAACCTCTTTATCGCTGCTGCGGTACTGTTTTGCAGCCTCAACTTCTCTAATGCAAGTTATGCCCAGTTACGCCGCGGAAATAATGAACGCCCGGCAGAAAACCGTGTGGAGCAACGCCGGAACCAGGGGGCTCAACGGAATAATGGCAATATCAGGAATAACAACCCCAACAATGAAAACAGACCCATTCAGCAAAATAATACGAATCGTGTCGGAAATGGTAACACCGTCAATCGTAATAATAACACCATCAACCAGAATAATAACAGGGTCAACAATGCCCATAACAACAATGTCAATATCAATATCGACAACAGCCATGATGTGAATGTTGTCAATAACAGGAATACGGTTGTCCGCCGGAATGACCTGAGCTATTATCACCGCCCGCCATACGTTTACGGTGGCAGAAGGTACTATGCCGTGAATCCTTATTTCTATCATCCGTTTCACCCGTTTACATGGGGCCCGGTATGGCATCCATGGGGCTTTTTCATCGCCACATTAGCTACTACCGCTATCGCAGTTACTGTTGCCAGCAAACAATATCACTATAACCAGGGTGTCTGGTATGCGCCTTCCAGTGGAGGCTATACGGTGGTGTCGGCGCCTGTCGGCGGCACGGTAGCCACACTCCCTACCGGATATGAAACGGTAGTCGTCAATAATACTACCAACTATTACTATGGCGGCTCCTACTATGAAAAGGCGGGGACCCAGTATAAAGTGGTGGCGCCACCTGCCGGCGCTGTCGTTACCAATCTTCCTCAAGGCGGAAAAGAAGTGAAAATCGGTAATCAGACCTACGTACAGGTGGGCGATACCTATTATCAGCCGGTACAGGTAAGTGGAAAGTCTAAATATGAAGTGGTGCAGGTAGAATCCTGATGTCTCATGCCATTTAACCTATTCGTTCCGTATTCCATTTTGTGAGATCAAAACTAAATGATATGAAAAAAAGGGTAATTGTATGGATGCTTTCCGCTGTGGGCATCCTGACCTTTGAGCAAGCTGCTGCACAAAAAAAAGAGCATCCTAAAAAGCCAAACATCATTATGATTATCTCCGATGATACCGGCTGGGGCGACTTAGGCGTATATGGCGGCGGTGTCGGGCGAGGTATGCCAACACCCAACCTGGACCGTATGGCCAAAGAAGGAATGCAATTCTGGGACTTCTACGGGCAGCCCAGCTGTACCCCGGGAAGGGCCGCGATGATCACGGGCCGTATTCCTAACCGCAGCGGTATGACTACCGTAGCCTTCCAGGGCCAGGGCGGCGGGTTGCCAGCCCCTGAATGGACACTGGCCTCTGTTCTCAAAAAAGCGAATTATAAAACCTATTTCTCCGGAAAATGGCACCTCGGAGAAGCAGACTATGCAATGCCTACCGCCCATGGTTTCGATAAAATGCAAAACGTGGTATTGTATCACCTGAATGCATATACGTATGCCTTCCCTTCCTGGAACCCTGAAATGAGTCCGGAAATGATGGCGTTCTTCCAGAAAGTGACTACTGGAGTATTGGAAGGGGAAGCAGGCGGTAAAGCAAGGGAAGTTACCAAAGTAACACCCGAAAATATCGGTGAGCTGGATATGATGATGACAGATAATGTGCTGAAACAACTGGACGAATACGCCAAAGGCTCCGGGCCATTTTTTATGTGCATTAACTTCGCCAAAAATCACCAGCCCAATCTTCCTTCCAAACAATTTACAGGTAAATCTCCCGGTAAAAGCAAATACTCGGATTGCGTAGTGGAAATGGATTATAACGTAGGTAGAATCATGGATGAGATCCGTAAACTTAACATCGGTGAAAATACATTTGTCATCTACACGGTAGATAATGGTGCATGGCAGGATGTGCATCCAGATGCGGGTTATACACCATTCCGCGGTTCCAAAGGTACCGACAGGGAAGGTGGTAGCCGCGTACCAGCTATTGCATGGTGGCCGGGTCAGATACAGGCAGGCAGCGATAGTCACGATATCGTTGGTGGCCTCGATCTCATGGCTACATTCGCCAGCTTCGCCGGTATACCTTTACCTACTGCCGACAGAGAAGGCAAGCCAATGGTCTTCGACAGCTATGATATGTCCAATGTCTTATTCAAAGAAGGCAAACCATTGCGCGACCGCTGGTTTTACTTTACTGAATCTGAACTTACCCCCGGCGCTGCCCGTGTAGGAAGATGGAAAGCTGTTTTCAATACCCGTGGCGATAACGGCGCTCAGGCTGGTAGCGATATGCCGGGCCAGCAATTGGGATGGAGAGGCGATGAACGCTATGTAGCTACAGTTCCCGCTGTATATGATTTATGGGCTGACCCCCAGGAGAGATATGATATTTTTATGAACAGCTACACAGAAAAGACCTGGACAATTTCCATCTTCAATAAAGCTATCCAGGATCTAATGCAAACATATATCAAATATCCGCCAAGGCCATTACAGAGTGAAGGCTATTCCGGACCAATGGAAATCAATAAATTCCGCACTATACAAGAAGCTAAAAAATATATGGATGCCAAAGGCATCAAACTCCCTGATGAATTAAATAAATAACGTAATTAATCAGTGATAGGGCCACCTGCCGTTTGCTATCTGGTTTAGCTGCGGCAGGTTTTTTAATGCTACCCCTCTTCCCGGGAAATAAAAGCAAATCAACAATTCCGATACAGAATTGTTATCGGTTAGATGATAGTGAGCTGTGTGCCTGGCTTCCTCCCATGAGAGGTGTAGCTGTAATTATTTCCACTCCACAGAAAAAGAAGTTTTATGTTGAAAAACTCCTCCGGTGGAAAAACCGGTAAACTCTTCTGTCTGACCGTATTTTGCCTGATGAGTAAACATGCTGCTGCACAGTATATTTTATCAGATACTACCAAAAAAGTCTCTGCAGTATATGGTGATAAAGGATTTGAATTCCGTACCAGGGATGATAAATTTCTGTTGCAGATACAAAGCCGCCTGCAGTTTCGCTTCGCTACGCCTGAAGACCAGGACCCCGTGACCTACGACGATTACTTCGGCGAGCATAAAACCGTCCTTAAAATCAACAGAGCCAGGTTGAAAGTTGGCGGACACGCCTTCAAGCCATGGCTGAAATACTATTGGGAGTATGAGCTGAGCCAGTCTAACCTGCTCAACTTTACTATCATGATAGAAAAGTGGGACTGGCTTAAATTCCAGGTAGGTCAGTTTAAAGTAGAATATAGCAGGGAGAGAAGGATCAGCAGCGGTGAACAGCAACTGGCCGACAGATCGATTATCAACAGGGAATTTACGGTAGACCGACAGCAGGGAGCGGAAATTTACGGCAGGCTAAAAGGTAAGGGCCTGGCCGATTTCAACTACTACCTGGGTGCTTTCACCGGTACCGGCCGTGGGTCTACACAGAATGATGATAATCACCTGATGTATTTTGGCCGTGTACAGTGGAACTTTACCGGCCGTTACCTGGATTTTGAAGGCAGCGATACCGAAATACATGAACATCCTGCTGGTGTGCTGGCGATCAATGGTGTTACCAACCAGAGCCCCTATACACGGTTCTCTCAGGCTGGCGGCGGGTACCTGGAAGGGTATGAAAATGGAAAACCCGGGCAATACCGCGTGAACCAGGCCAACGTTGAAACAGCGTTTATGCTCAAGGGTTTTAGCTGGCAGTCGGAAGTACATGTGAAGGAAATCATCGACAAATTAAATAACAACGAAACCAATACCTTACGCGGATATTATGTGCAGGCAGGCTACTTCTTCCATCAGGCTTTCACCTGGTGGCCGGCGCCGCTGGAAGTGGCCTACAGGAATGCAGGTTATTTCCCTAACAGCGAAGCAGACCAGACGAAGAAGAGAGAAAACACAGTGGCCGCCAACTGGTTTTTCCACGGACATAAAAACAAAATCACGGCCGAAGGCAGTTTCTTTAA
Protein-coding sequences here:
- a CDS encoding alpha/beta fold hydrolase encodes the protein MTTAQQQYFSTEDGVKIAWRFDGEENKPVLVLSNSIATDYHMWDVQIPEFTRHFRVLRFDTRGNGASDAPAGDYSMSRFAGDVIELLDHLHLEKVDFLGLSMGGFIGQYLAIHYPERINKLILANTSSYLGPSTGFNNNINALREGAPIEGFAKTFIGNWFPKDMMATQPEVVDEFYQMASSITPQGLAGSFAAVRDGDLRKTAGLIQHPTLIIAGKDDTVTLPEHSEQMAATIAKSQLVILPAVHLSNVERKEEFNKLVIDFLS
- a CDS encoding DUF6515 family protein — encoded protein: MNPNRILNLFIAAAVLFCSLNFSNASYAQLRRGNNERPAENRVEQRRNQGAQRNNGNIRNNNPNNENRPIQQNNTNRVGNGNTVNRNNNTINQNNNRVNNAHNNNVNINIDNSHDVNVVNNRNTVVRRNDLSYYHRPPYVYGGRRYYAVNPYFYHPFHPFTWGPVWHPWGFFIATLATTAIAVTVASKQYHYNQGVWYAPSSGGYTVVSAPVGGTVATLPTGYETVVVNNTTNYYYGGSYYEKAGTQYKVVAPPAGAVVTNLPQGGKEVKIGNQTYVQVGDTYYQPVQVSGKSKYEVVQVES
- a CDS encoding arylsulfatase; the protein is MKKRVIVWMLSAVGILTFEQAAAQKKEHPKKPNIIMIISDDTGWGDLGVYGGGVGRGMPTPNLDRMAKEGMQFWDFYGQPSCTPGRAAMITGRIPNRSGMTTVAFQGQGGGLPAPEWTLASVLKKANYKTYFSGKWHLGEADYAMPTAHGFDKMQNVVLYHLNAYTYAFPSWNPEMSPEMMAFFQKVTTGVLEGEAGGKAREVTKVTPENIGELDMMMTDNVLKQLDEYAKGSGPFFMCINFAKNHQPNLPSKQFTGKSPGKSKYSDCVVEMDYNVGRIMDEIRKLNIGENTFVIYTVDNGAWQDVHPDAGYTPFRGSKGTDREGGSRVPAIAWWPGQIQAGSDSHDIVGGLDLMATFASFAGIPLPTADREGKPMVFDSYDMSNVLFKEGKPLRDRWFYFTESELTPGAARVGRWKAVFNTRGDNGAQAGSDMPGQQLGWRGDERYVATVPAVYDLWADPQERYDIFMNSYTEKTWTISIFNKAIQDLMQTYIKYPPRPLQSEGYSGPMEINKFRTIQEAKKYMDAKGIKLPDELNK
- a CDS encoding porin, encoding MLKNSSGGKTGKLFCLTVFCLMSKHAAAQYILSDTTKKVSAVYGDKGFEFRTRDDKFLLQIQSRLQFRFATPEDQDPVTYDDYFGEHKTVLKINRARLKVGGHAFKPWLKYYWEYELSQSNLLNFTIMIEKWDWLKFQVGQFKVEYSRERRISSGEQQLADRSIINREFTVDRQQGAEIYGRLKGKGLADFNYYLGAFTGTGRGSTQNDDNHLMYFGRVQWNFTGRYLDFEGSDTEIHEHPAGVLAINGVTNQSPYTRFSQAGGGYLEGYENGKPGQYRVNQANVETAFMLKGFSWQSEVHVKEIIDKLNNNETNTLRGYYVQAGYFFHQAFTWWPAPLEVAYRNAGYFPNSEADQTKKRENTVAANWFFHGHKNKITAEGSFFNYDKTGGIPATEWRFRLQWDISL